Proteins encoded together in one Synechococcus sp. BL107 window:
- a CDS encoding methyltransferase domain-containing protein, protein MDRKPVIATEDVLKQFSNAADRYNHAARLQEGMAWRLAGHCRHLRIPRGLWVDLGSGTGRLADALEVTHPGQSVLRVDGSAAMLQQQQPSAKTLQWDLSRGLPPWPQQPQLLSSSFALHWLPNPVQSLRTWIQTLQPGSWLVLAVPIEGSFPQWHAAATAAGEPCTALPLPVGKELMAVIPPGMVQRQQLLPFSQTAGSPASLLKPMIEIGAGSTTANRLPPGAWRRIFKAWPQANIANRFALSWRIQLLILNR, encoded by the coding sequence ATGGATCGAAAGCCTGTGATCGCAACAGAAGACGTCCTAAAGCAATTCAGCAACGCTGCCGATCGGTACAACCATGCAGCACGCCTGCAGGAGGGCATGGCATGGCGACTCGCTGGCCATTGCCGCCACCTAAGGATTCCTAGGGGACTGTGGGTGGACCTGGGGAGCGGAACAGGACGATTGGCCGATGCCCTGGAGGTCACCCACCCGGGGCAATCCGTGCTGCGCGTGGATGGCAGCGCAGCAATGCTGCAACAGCAACAGCCCAGTGCCAAAACGCTGCAGTGGGACCTCAGCCGAGGCTTGCCGCCCTGGCCCCAACAGCCTCAATTGCTGAGCTCCAGCTTTGCCCTGCACTGGTTGCCAAATCCCGTCCAATCGCTGCGGACGTGGATTCAGACTTTGCAACCGGGCAGCTGGCTCGTGCTGGCGGTGCCCATCGAAGGCAGCTTTCCCCAGTGGCATGCCGCCGCCACCGCAGCTGGCGAACCCTGTACTGCCTTGCCCTTACCGGTAGGCAAAGAATTGATGGCCGTCATTCCGCCGGGGATGGTCCAACGGCAACAACTGCTCCCATTCAGCCAAACCGCGGGTTCACCAGCTTCATTACTCAAACCAATGATCGAAATCGGTGCCGGATCAACAACCGCAAACCGACTTCCACCGGGGGCCTGGCGTCGAATTTTCAAGGCATGGCCACAAGCCAACATCGCCAACCGGTTTGCATTGTCCTGGAGAATTCAGCTTCTGATCTTGAACCGATGA
- the bioD gene encoding dethiobiotin synthase: MTSPSRRIVVCGTDTDVGKTVVSAWLVQGLEASYWKPIQSGLDGGGDRERVRNLLDLPAQRLLPEAFAFSQPVSPHWAAELDQSPLVPEQLNLPACDGALVVETAGGLMVPLTRQLLQIDQLQHWGLPIVLVARSGLGTLNHTLLSLEALRHRNLPVLGLILNGPHHSDNPTTLETFGGIPVLAQLPPLNPLNREALQQQWHDQRLSPKFQELLDRTSR; encoded by the coding sequence ATGACGTCCCCATCACGTCGCATCGTGGTTTGTGGAACCGACACCGATGTCGGTAAGACCGTGGTGAGCGCATGGCTCGTGCAAGGCCTTGAGGCCAGCTATTGGAAACCAATCCAAAGCGGGTTAGACGGCGGCGGAGATCGCGAACGGGTCCGCAACCTGCTGGATCTTCCCGCGCAACGGCTGCTCCCTGAGGCCTTTGCCTTTAGCCAGCCAGTGTCGCCGCATTGGGCCGCTGAGCTCGATCAAAGCCCACTGGTGCCCGAACAATTGAACCTCCCAGCCTGTGATGGTGCGCTTGTGGTGGAAACGGCAGGGGGGTTAATGGTTCCGCTCACACGGCAGCTCCTACAAATCGACCAATTGCAACATTGGGGCTTACCCATTGTTCTTGTGGCTCGCAGCGGCCTCGGAACGTTGAACCACACCTTGCTGAGCCTGGAAGCCCTCCGACACCGCAATCTTCCGGTGCTTGGACTGATCCTGAATGGACCCCACCACAGCGATAACCCCACCACCTTGGAAACGTTTGGCGGCATTCCCGTTCTGGCCCAGCTCCCCCCGCTCAACCCCCTCAACCGTGAGGCACTTCAACAGCAATGGCACGACCAACGGCTCAGCCCTAAGTTTCAGGAATTGTTGGATCGAACATCCCGTTGA